A single region of the Triticum dicoccoides isolate Atlit2015 ecotype Zavitan chromosome 2B, WEW_v2.0, whole genome shotgun sequence genome encodes:
- the LOC119368623 gene encoding VQ motif-containing protein 31-like, which translates to MPSSSSPRAPAPSRGGGSAAARGCVDMDANTTFVQADPATFRALVQRLTGAPGGAAAAAAQATERQHAAGAAMVPVVPMRRPKLQERRRATPARLELARPQPFYYHHGHQHHHHHHQHHHGLMPYSPVSTMDYAHISSSSSSPSPSPPSSCSCGVVISKEEVEREEKAIASKAFYLHSSPRAAPGAGGDAAERPKLLPLFPVHSPRGSSFA; encoded by the coding sequence CGAGCAGGGGTGGtggctcggcggcggcgaggggctgcGTGGACATGGACGCCAACACCACGTTCGTGCAGGCCGACCCGGCCACGTTCCGCGCGCTCGTGCAGAGGCTCACGGGCGCGCCGGGGGGAGCTGCAGCCGCGGCGGCGCAGGCTACCGAGAGGCAGCACGCCGCGGGCGCCGCCATGGTGCCGGTGGTGCCGATGAGGCGGCCTAAGCTGCAGGAGAGGCGGCGCGCGACGCCGGCCAGGCTGGAGCTCGCCCGGCCGCAGCCGTTCTACTACCACCACGGCCACcagcaccaccatcaccaccaccaacaccaccacgGGCTCATGCCATACTCGCCGGTGTCGACCATGGACTACGCccacatctcctcctcctcctcgtcaccctccccgtcgccgccctcgtcgtgCTCCTGCGGGGTGGTGATaagcaaggaggaggtggagagggaGGAGAAGGCCATCGCCTCCAAGGCCTTCTacctgcactcatcaccaagagccGCCCCCGGCGCCGGAGGCGACGCCGCCGAGAGGCCCAAGCTGCTGCCCCTGTTCCCCGTCCACTCCCCACGGGGCTCCTCCTTCGCCTAG
- the LOC119366098 gene encoding protein TSS-like produces MAPKHAGRGKGRGGGGKGDRKKKEEKVVPSVVDVAVTTPYESQVTLKGISTDRVLDVRKLLASNVETCHLTNYSLSHVVRGQRLEEGVEIVALKPCALTIVEEEYATEEAAVAHVRRLLDIVACTTAFAKAKQHKSSSKHAQRPATPPSPPPASSPGANGVGAGEAPAISEAHDMQAIGPPPKLGEFYDFFSFAHLTPPLHFIRRKERNGAAQDGGYFEIEVKVCNGKLLHIISSVKGFYLVGKPHTVSRSLVDLLQQLSSGFANAYEALMKAFVDHNKFGNLPFGFRANTWLVPPVYVDSATKSPALPAEDENWGGNGGGCGRDGKHDRRRWAREFSILARMPSKTEEERVIRDRKAFLLHNLFVDTAIFRAASTIRRLVDTSPQTGPDGSLVLEERVGDLHITVKKDEADASLKLEDKVDGVAIYQTDAMDISQRNLLKGLTSDESVVAKDSSTLGVVIVKHCGYTATVKVSGRTKNSSDGKQTSDISDHLDEIPNIDVDDHPDGGSNALNPHSLRIPLPKIINPEIVASNQHLASKPHVDNYARKLACTVLETSLRKLENTPNKNPRRIRWELGSSWLQHFQKKDASISEDSEKNAKKSEKDSSVKGLGKHFEQLRKINKKESTIEDAKTVKEESDSNCLLTNGTEKSENVVFTEIRNLITEDAFCRLKSLEAGLHQKSLEELTKMAHKFYDDTALPKLVADFASLELSPVDGRTMTDFMHTRGLNMCSLGRLVELGEKLPHIQSICIHEMVIRAFKHVIRAVIAAVDDMQNMSAVIAETLNILLGSPRLENDLDTDANEHNLRLKWVESFLSKRYCWTLKDEFAHLRKPIILRGLCSKVGLELVARDYDMNSPNPFDKSDIVNIVPICKHVVYSSIDSRNLLESSKMALDKGKLDDAVNYGAKALSKVIAVCGPYHRLTANAYSLLAVVLYHTGDFNQATIYQQKALDINERELGLDHPETMKSYGDLSVFYYRLQHIEMALKYVNRALYLLQFSCGLSHPNSAATYINVAMMEEGMGNVHVALRYLHEALKCNKRLLGADHIQTAASYHAIAIALSMMDAYSLSVQHEQTTLQILQEKLGDDDLRTQDAAAWLEYFDSKALEQQEAARRGIPKPDSSIASKGHLSVSDLLDYISPDQERKERDMQKKCRRAKNNTRAHQGEPVEEKENFQHDSGSLLEADKKDFQEAKLEANPRVVAAVAEETYAVHDELKQVDTLSPEEYSDEGWQAATLKGRSANVRKKSIRRRSSLTKLVVDRTEDGRTASAHRSGVQPQAKEHKEEAVNSPSQLSFGNFIRSDKLNGDPVITEEKSSKGASKSEWKVKPTGIKRPTSIASKLVSYKDVAVSPPGTVWKPIVEQKETKEKDNEQDTDVAPSSEEGDRKLIDEEKEKSSDESSKENVSTQPEGSSPPEPEKASDSNSDGSSSPGKKTSGSKLSASAPPFKPGSLLSVSHPYSTVAIYDASVVLQPIPSQAMEILPHAVDTRVPRGPRSTLYYRTGHSFQRKQGYTQSQSTILRGSTSPPTMNPHAAEFVPGKTVQQTDLAAGEQTNSVSDPADQQLASHASDGVKVDVREADKAGQVEKTTPGKVKERAKEATRDSYKAELARQILLSFIVKSVHDSLGSTRPQPDRKPSGSDEASNEQSSNVTKTAVSPKEFDKQPKAAEVPKSEKDTEGFTVVSKRRKSKQHFVNPINGLYSQQSICTSVS; encoded by the exons ATGGCCCCCAAGCATGCCGGCCGTGGCaagggccggggcggcggcggcaagggcgaccgcaagaagaaggaggagaaag TGGTGCCGAGCGTGGTGGACGTCGCGGTCACCACCCCCTACGAGTCCCAGGTGACACTCAAG GGGATATCGACGGATCGCGTGCTGGACGTGCGGAAGCTGCTGGCGTCCAACGTGGAGACGTGTCACCTCACAAACTATTCACTCTCCCATGTG GTGCGTGGGCAGCGGCTGGAGGAGGGCGTGGAGATCGTGGCGCTGAAGCCGTGCGCGCTCACCATCGTGGAAG AGGAGTACGCGACGGAGGAGGCCGCGGTGGCGCACGTCCGCCGGCTGCTGGACATCGTCGCCTGCACCACCGCCTTCGCCAAGGCCAAGCAGCACAAGTCCTCGTCCAAGCACGCGCAGCGCCCCGCCACGCCCCCGTCCCCCCCACCCGCCTCCTCCCCCGGGGCCAATGGCGTCGGCGCCGGCGAGGCGCCCGCGATTTCGGAGGCGCACGACATGCAGGCCATCGGCCCGCCGCCCAAGCTCGGCGAGTTCTACGACTTCTTCTCCTTCGCCCACCTCACCCCGCCCCTCCACT TTATCAGGAGGAAGGAGAGGAACGGCGCTGCCCAGGACGGCGGTTACTTCGAAATCGAG GTGAAGGTTTGCAACGGGAAGCTTCTGCACATAATTTCCTCGGTCAAGGGATTCTACCTGGTGGGGAAGCCGCACACCGTGAGCCGGTCCCTGGTGGACCTGCTACAGCAGCTCAGCAGTGGATTTGCCAAT GCGTACGAGGCACTGATGAAAGCTTTTGTGGACCACAACAAG TTTGGGAATCTACCGTTCGGCTTTCGTGCAAACACATGGCTTGTTCCTCCTGTATATGTGGACTCTGCTACAAAGAGCCCAGCTTTGCCGGCTGAGGATGAGAACTGGGGTGGCAATGGAGGTGGCTGCGGACGAGATGGAAAACATGACCGGAGACGGTGGGCAAGAGAATTTTCTATTTTGGCTAGAATGCCATCCAAGACCGAGGAAGAGAGGGTGATCAGAGACCGGAAGGCTTTCCTTTTACACAATCTGTTTGTAGATACAGCGATTTTCAGAGCTGCGTCGACAATACGGCGGCTGGTTGATACTAGTCCACAAACTGGTCCGGATGGTTCGTTAGTACTTGAGGAACGTGTTGGGGACTTGCATATAACTGTAAAGAAGGATGAGGCTGATGCTAGTTTGAAGTTGGAGGACAAAGTTGACGGAGTTGCCATCTACCAGACGGATGCTATGGATATATCACAAAGAAATCTTCTGAAAGGTTTAACCTCTGATGAGAGTGTCGTTGCTAAG GACTCTTCCACGCTAGGTGTGGTGATTGTTAAGCATTGCGGATATACGGCAACAGTGAAGGTTTCGGGACGCACAAAGAACAGCAGCGATGGCAAACAAACCAGTGATATCTCTGATCATCTTGATGAAATACCTAACATCGATGTGGATGATCATCCAGATGGAGGTTCTAATGCCTTGAATCCTCACAG TCTAAGAATACCACTGCCGAAAATTATCAACCCAGAAATCGTTGCCAGTAACCAGCACCTTGCATCTAAACCACATGTTGATAATTATGCGAGGAAACTAGCATGTACAGTACTTGAAACCAGCTTGAGGAAACTGGAGAACACCCCGAACAAAAATCCTAGACGTATCAGGTGGGAACTTGGGTCCTCCTGGCTCCAGCACTTCCAGAAAAAAGATGCTTCCATTTCTGAGGACAGTGAGAAGAatgcaaaaaaatctgaaaaagatTCATCTGTCAAAGGTCTTGGCAAGCACTTTGAACAATTAAGAAAAATTAATAAGAAAGAAAGCACAATTGAAGATGCTAAGACTGTTAAGGAAGAATCTGATAGCAACTGCCTGCTGACAAATGGTACGGAGAAGTCTGAAAATGTAGTATTTACCGAAATAAGGAACCTGATTACAGAGGATGCTTTCTGCCGCTTGAAGAGTTTGGAAGCTGGCCTTCATCAAAAG TCCCTTGAAGAGCTCACAAAGATGGCCCATAAGTTCTATGATGATACTGCACTCCCAAAGCTG GTGGCTGATTTTGCTTCCCTTGAACTTTCTCCAGTGGATGGAAGAACGATGACTGATTTCATGCATACAAGGGGACTAAATATGTGCTCATTAGGCCGTTTG GTAGAGCTAGGAGAGAAGctcccacacatccagtcaatatgCATCCATGAAATGGTCATTCGAGCCTTTAAGCACGTCATTCGAGCTGTTATTGCAGCTGTTGATGACATGCAAAATATGTCTGCGGTTATAGCCGAGACTTTGAACATTTTACTGGGATCTCCAAGATTAGAAAATGATCTTGATACAGATGCTAATGAGCATAACTTGCGGCTGAAATGGGTAGAGAGCTTCCTTTCTAAAAGATACTGCTGGACACTGAAAGATGAATTTGCGCACTTGCGGAAGCCCATCATTCTGAGAGGCCTTTGCAGCAAG GTTGGCCTTGAGTTAGTCGCAAGAGATTATGATATGAATAGCCCAAACCCGTTTGACAAATCCGACATTGTCAACATAGTTCCTATATGCAAG CATGTCGTCTACTCATCTATTGATAGTCGAAACTTACTAGAATCATCAAAGATGGCTTTGGATAAAGGAAAGCTTGATGATGCTGTTAACTATGGAGCAAAG GCCTTGTCCAAAGTTATAGCTGTTTGTGGTCCATACCATCGGCTGACTGCTAATGCATACAGTCTTCTTGCTGTAGTTCTTTACCATACTGGAGATTTTAATCAG GCAACTATATATCAACAGAAGGCACTTGATATCAATGAAAGGGAGCTTGGTCTTGACCATCCGGAAACTATGAAGAGCTATGGTGATTTGTCAGTTTTCTACTACCGTCTCCAACACATTGAGATGGCTCTGAA GTATGTCAACCGTGCACTTTATCTACTTCAATTTTCTTGTGGGCTTTCACATCCAAATTCAGCTGCCACCTACATAAATGTGGCTATGATGGAAGAAGGTAtgggaaatgttcatgttgctctaagGTATTTGCATGAAGCGCTAAAATGCAACAAGAGATTGCTTGGAGCTGATCACATACAG ACTGCTGCAAGCTACCATGCCATAGCCATAGCCCTCTCCATGATGGATGCGTACTCCCTAAGCGtgcaacatgaacaaaccaccttaCAGATACTTCAGGAGAAACTAGGAGACGATGACCTTCGAACTCAG GATGCTGCTGCTTGGCTAGAGTATTTCGATTCAAAAGCATTAGAACAACAAGAGGCCGCTCGCAGAGGAATCCCAAAACCTGATTCTTCTATTGCAAGTAAAGGGCATCTTAG TGTATCAGATCTACTTGACTACATAAGCCCGGATCAGGAAAGAAAAGAGAGGGATATGCAAAAGAAGTGCAGGCGTGCAAAG AATAATACAAGAGCACACCAAGGTGAACCAGTTGAAGAGAAGGAGAACTTTCAGCATGACTCAGGATCTCTTCTTGAAGCAGACAAAAAGGATTTTCAAGAAGCAAAACTGGAAGCAAACCCTCGTgtagtagcagcagtagcagaAGAAACTTATGCTGTCCATGATGAGCTGAAGCAGGTAGATACTTTGTCACCTGAAGAGTATTCTGATGAAGGTTGGCAAGCAGCTACATTGAAAGGGAGATCTGCAAATGTGCGGAAAAAAAGCATCCGCAGAAGGTCATCTCTCACCAAATTAGTGGTTGATCGTACAGAAGATGGCCGCACTGCTTCTGCTCATAGGAGTGGTGTACAACCACAAGCAAAAGAGCATAAAGAGGAAGCTGTAAACTCCCCTAGCCAACTGTCATTTGGCAACTTTATCAGAAGTGACAAGTTGAATGGGGATCCCGTCATTACCGAAGAGAAGTCTTCTAAGGGTGCGTCTAAATCGGAATGGAAGGTAAAGCCCACAGGAATCAAGAGGCCAACTAGCATAGCTTCAAAGCTGGTATCATACAAAGATGTGGCAGTGTCACCGCCTGGCACAGTGTGGAAACCAATTGTGGAACAGAAGGAAACAAAGGAGAAGGATAACGAACAAGATACTGATGTAGCACCTTCATCCGAGGAAGGAGATAGAAAGCTTATAGATGAAGAGAAGGAGAAGTCAAGTGATGAGAGCAGCAAAGAGAATGTCTCAACTCAGCCAGAGGGAAGCAGTCCCCCAGAGCCAGAGAAAGCTTCTGACAGCAATAGTGACGGAAGCTCATCTCCGGGCAAGAAAACAAGTGGAAGCAAACTTTCAGCCTCAGCACCTCCATTCAAACCTGGATCACTCTTATCAGTGTCCCATCCTTACAGCACAGTGGCAATATATGATGCCAGCGTTGTGCTTCAGCCAATCCCAAGTCAAGCAATGGAGATTCTCCCTCATGCTGTCGATACTAGAGTACCCCGTGGTCCTCGGTCCACCTTGTACTATCGTACTGGACATTCTTTCCAAAGGAAACAGGGTTATACACAGAGCCAGAGCACTATTCTGAGGGGCAGCACCTCCCCTCCAACCATGAACCCCCATGCTGCTGAGTTTGTGCCTGGAAAAACTGTGCAACAAACTGATTTGGCTGCAGGGGAACAAACTAATTCTGTAAGTGATCCAGCAGATCAGCAGTTGGCATCACATGCCTCAGATGGAGTGAAAGTCGATGTTCGTGAGGCAGACAAGGCAGGTCAAGTGGAGAAGACAACTCCAGGTAAAGTGAAGGAACGAGCGAAAGAGGCGACAAGAGATTCATACAAAGCAGAACTTGCAAGGCAGATTCTGCTCAGCTTCATTGTCAAGTCGGTCCATGACAGCTTAGGTTCGACTCGACCTCAACCGGACAGAAAACCAAGCGGGTCAGATGAAGCTAGTAACGAACAGAGCAGCAACGTAACCAAGACTGCCGTAAGTCCGAAAGAGTTCGACAAACAACCGAAGGCCGCCGAGGTGCCCAAGAGCGAGAAGGATACAGAGGGGTTTACAGTGGTCTCAAAGCGTAGGAAAAGCAAGCAGCACTTCGTGAACCCCATAAACGGTCTCTACTCTCAGCAGTCAATCTGCACTTCGGTCAGCTGA